In Candidatus Defluviilinea gracilis, the genomic window CGCGAGCAAGTCCACCCCGTGTGGTTTTTCGCGGAACATCGCCCACAACAAAAACGGAGTGAACACCACGTAGAGGCTGGTGAGGAAACCCGCGTTGGCAACCTTGGTGTAGAACAGCCCCACCTGTTGGAAGGCTGTGGCGAAAAACAGGATCGCGCCCGCGATGAACATCCACTTCCATTGTTGGGATATTTTAGGTAGCCACAGAGACCTTTGAGAATTTTTCTTTTTCTCTTTTTTCTCTGTGCTCTCTGCGGCTAAAGTGGTTTTCGGGATGAACGGAAACAAAATCAACGCGGCGAGCATGAAACTCACGCCGTTGAATAGATAAGCGACATGGTACTGCGCCGCTATTCCCTGCGCGACAAATCCCGTCCCCCAGATGATGGCTACAATGAAGAGAAGAATGTCGGCTTTGAGGCGCATGAGATGCGAGGACTAGGTTTGTTGTCGGATCCTATGATTTGTTGTCGGATCAACTGCGCAGACGATTTTAATACCGATAATACTTTACGTGGATATTATACAATCAAGGCAAAACAACTTTTCTCGTAACAAGCATGGAGGATCCCAACTTCATCGGCGAGAAACCATGATGAAACACTACCGTAAGGAACTCTGGTTCAACCTCCCCTCCCGCCGCGGATTCGTGAATATTACGCCCGAGGTGGAACTTGCCCTGCGCGAAAGCGGAATCAAAGAGGGGATGGTTCTGGTGAACGCAAGTTTGTCACACCTCCACCACCGGGACCGCCCCATCGCGTAGCTTTTGGTAGTTTGCGGATCTCTCCGGAAATTTCCCCTGCGGCACTATAAATTGTAAATCTCCCTTTATCGACTACGACCTGAACCTTCAATATTTCGAGATTTCGCCTTTTGACATGAACGTCGGCATTCTCTTTTCCTACAAAAACATCCTGAGCAAATTCAATCACACCCTGAATGGCGCCGTCCGTCAACTGGGTAACGCTTAATTCTGTCTGTAAAGCACCCTGTCGCTTACATAAAGCATCATATCTCTGATTTACTTCTGCCATATTCTGTTCTAAACTTTTTGCTACCAGTCCAGTCGCACGTTTTAGCGCCTGGCCAATCTCCACAGCGTCGGCTTCGGTCTGAATCATCATTGCTTCTACAGCGTTCAACTCCTCCAATTTTGGATCTAGCGCATTCAATTCCTCTTGTTGGGCAATCCGTAATTGCTTTTCTAATTTTTCGAGGTTACTGAAGAGGTCAATGATGCTATCCCAAACATCAACCTCAATAGCGTCGGCACGAACAGAACGTGCCCAACAAGTTCTTTCTTCCAGGTGGCTATGATGATTATTCCGCCAAGTACATGTGTAATACTGATGATCGCTAAAATACTCACCGCTCATCGCTCTTCCGCAGACACAACGAATTAGTCCACTTAGCAGGTAATCATGCCGCTTGTTGCGTCGCGAAAAACGCTTGTTCTGTCCTCTTAATTCTTGCGCAGCTTCCCAAGTTTCGCGATCTACCAATGGCGGAACCTCGACTTCAATCCATTCCTCTTTTGGGCGTTCATTGCGGGTTGGACCAATACGGACTCCAAACCGCCAAATTCCGGCATAGGTTTCACGCTCAATCACCGAAAGGACTGTATAAGTGTGCCACATACCGCTTCCACGGGAACGGTGATAACCAGAGTTTGTTTCGCCAGGGGTCGGAATACGCATTTCGGACAATCTCTTGGCGATCCCACCTGCTGAAAGTCGCTGACCAGATTCATCACCATAAACATACCATTGATAGATCAATTGTACGATTTTTGCCTCTTCTTCAAACGGCTTAAAATTCACTACCTTTCCATTCTCATCGCGAATATGATCATATCCGTAAGGTGCCCGTGTTCCTACCACCCTTCCGGTACGTGCTTTTGCTCTTTTTCCCCGCATAGAGCGTTCTCTGATTTTCTTTCGTTCATCACTCCCCTGCCATCCTTTAATGACGAGAACAATGTCCAATTCGCTCTCGATCTTCCCAACATCAAGAGCATATACTTCAACTCCCGCACGAAGCCAGTTTCGGACTGTGGCAAGCAAGTCTACGATGTCACGCGACAAGCGATCCACCTGATGCACAACCACGGCATCCACCTCACGAAACTTCACCATTTCTGCCAGACGCTTCCCCTGTGTGCGGTCAGCAACTGGAATGGCACCACTATTATCTTCCTTGAACTCAGCCACAATTGAGTACCCCAATTGTTCGATATACTGCCGACAACCATCCAACTGGCTTGGTAAACTGTACCCTTTGTCAGCTTGATCATCTGTCGAAACACGAGCGTAAATTGCTGCTTTTTTAGTCATTGTTCTACTCCATGTAGAATTTCATGAGATATATATCAATATGAAAGAAGGGGATGCGCCGGCACATCCCCTTCTTTGAATCAACCTTGGTTTGTCACGAATTCAGTCACTTCGTTGAACAATGCTGGTCCAAGCAAATGACGTTGCTCTTCGGCAGGAATGTCAAGTTTTGCAACAATATCGAAAAGAAGCAAACCGACCGGGCTCTCACAGTGCAGAAGGCTCGTCCCTCCTGCGACAGACTCCAGGAACACTGATCAAAGGCTGCCATTGTATCATTACAATGTAATTAGACACCCAGACAAGCCCAACCGCAGTATTTTTACCGCGGACCGTGTCGTTTGTCCGAAGATTTTTCAGCGCTTTCAAATATGCCAAGAGGATTTGTTTATTGCCCAGACAGGTCAAATTTGCGGGCAGCAATCTTCCTCTCGAATAAGAAGGCGCAAATACTCAGCACGATAGCTGGTCAATTTTGCAGCCTTGAACAGTCAGCCATTCTTCACTCTTGACGTTTATGCCATGTGATTACACACGCCGCAAATGCCCTATCATGTAAAATCTTCCGCAGTTGCCCTTCACGGCCAGGTACTTCTTTGGGAGAACTCAGCGATTTTGCGACCATGCTTTGCAAATAATGCGAGCGCACGATCCAGGACGCTTGGCATTATCTATAGTCACAAGTCGTATGCTCCAAAACTCCCACCGCTATCTGACGAACGCAGAGCAAGCCAACTGGGAAGTTACTTTTAGCATCCTGTGTTGTAAGCGAACGATATTCCCAAGATAAACAGCAGGCTCATCTTTTGATTCAGCGAATCAGGCGGGATCACATTCATCTCAATCTGAGAACGGCTCGCTGTTGTTGGTAACAACCTATCCAATCATAGACGGGCTGACCGGGCAAGCCAGCACCTTGGGGACGCCTGCAAGCCAGATAGCCGGTGTCGGCGATATAGATTTTGAATTGCAAGCCGCTGGAGCGGGAACCACAGTCAGCACTGGACCGGTCACTACATCTTGTGGAACAACCAGGCAGATTATTCCTGTGACGATGCAAGACTGCACTATGACTTTTAAAACTGATGACTGGTATTGTACGAATCGTCCTTTAATTGACACGTCGATGCCTATTCCCGCCTTTCTCAGGACGGAAAATATTGCGTCTGTCCTGTTGAAGATGACGTTTCAGCCGCAAGGTAATGTATTGAACCACAGCAGTCAGATTAATTTCAATGACACATTAATCGGCTCTTTCACAGATACGATTCCCACTTTGTATGCGCCGACTCTCAAGCCAGCGCGCAACAAATTGTTCAACAGACCTATGCCTGTAGCGCTTCAACTATTTACGTATTCAATCCTCTGACTGATGTATTTCCAGGCTCGATCCTTAATGCTGGTGGAAGTAAAACAATTTCCGGCAGGATTGAGAATGATGGGAACATCAGTAATACCGCATGCACGCAGGAGTGCGATGGCGACCCAGTCAATACCCATACTGGTGTATTTTCCTTTACCCTAGCGGATCTAACTATACCCACCTCGGCAGGCGACCTGATTTTCCAGAGGTCATACTCATCGGGCGCAGTGAATTCTGCTGGGGTTTTAGGGTACGGCTGGACTCACAACCACGACGCTAAGCTCATCTTCCCTACCGATCCGGGCGGGATGGAAGGATATGTGCTTTTCCAAAGTGTCCTGGGAAATCAATTTCTTTTCAAGATCGAGGCGGATGGAAGTTACAGTCCGGGACCCGGTGTCATTGCAACACTTCTAAAATCCACGACTGCGCCGATAACCTATACCCTGACCGATACTCAGCAGGCTATTTTCAAGTTTGATGAAAATGGCCGCTTGATATTGCGCGAAGACGCCCAGGGACATGCATTTGATTACGACTATGATGCCCAGGGTAAATTAGTAACGGTCAGTTCCGATAACGGAGCGCGCTTCATTCAAATTAGTTACGATCCCCAGGGTCGCATTGACTCTGTGAGCAATCATGCAAACCAGGTGGTCTCTTACACCTATGATGCTGCCGGAGATTTGGTTTCCGCCACCGATGTGCTGGGGCAAACCTGGGCGTATCTGTATGATTCCGAACACCATATGACTCAGGCGACCGATCCGGCAGGTAAAGAGACCGTTAAGACGGAGTATGATGAACAGGGCCGCGCCAACCGACAGTTCGACGGTGAAGGAAACCTGATCGTTTCAATTATTTACAACAGCGATGGAAGCACGTCTGTCTATAATGCGTTGGGGCAAAAGAACGAACATCAATACAACGAACACAATCTTGCAACAGAGACTGTTGACCCGCTCGGCAGGATGGAAACCAGGACGTTCGATCCTAATTTCCGCCCAACAGAGATCACCAATGACTCGAACCAAACGCTAGAGATGATTTGGAGCGCGGACGGCGTCAATTTATTATCGAAGACCGACCCGGCGGGAAATGAAACAACCTACATGTACGATTCCCTACACAATTTAACTTCGACAACTGATGCGCGAAACTTCACGACCAACTACACATATAACGGAAAGTTATTGATGGGCAGTGAAGATCCGCTCGGAGGCGAAACCACTTACACATATACCCCCGAAGGATTTTTGGAATCTGTTACTGATCTGTCTGGTCGAGTAACCTCATACGAATACGACACCTTCGGTCAGCGCATTTCGATGACCGACCCGAGCGATAATACATGGGAATACACCTATGATTCACTTGGGAGGCTGATTGATACCACTGACCCACGCGAACGTGTAACTCACAATGAATACAACGCGGCAGGGCAATTGATCCGTGTGACGCAAAACTATGATCCAAATCGTCCGCAGAATGGCGAGAACGTATATAACATCGTTACGGTATACGAGTATGACGCCCGCGGCAACCAGATTTCAGTTACTGACACATATGACCGCACGACACAATATGTGTACGACGACGCGGATCGCCTGATCCAGACAATTGACCCGGCAGGCAGCGCCACAACGAATGCATACGATACCTCCGGGAGGTTGATTTCTACGACAGACCCGCTTGGAAACACAACAGAATATGAGTACGATGCGGCTGGCAGGCTCATAAAAACGATCAATGCTTTGGGTTTTCACTCAGGCGCCACGACGTTCAATGTAAGCAATAACACTTCCACCGTAACGGATATGCTCGGGAGAGCAACGGTCTTTCATTACGATGAACTTGGAAGAGTCGTTGAGGTCGTCGATCCTTTAACTCAATCCACGACGATCACGTACGACGAGAATGGCAACGTCATCGCGCGTACGGATCAATTAGGGAGAACAACCCAATATCAGTACGACGAACTGAATCGCTTGATTCGCACCATTGACCCCAATGGCGGAATCACCGAGACTGTGTATGACCCGGTGACCGGATACCGCATTACCACCATAGACCCGTTGGGCAACCAAACTACCTATATCTATGACGATGCTGGGCGGCTGACCGCCACAACAGACCCGTTGAACCGCACGACGCAAACCGTATATGATGTGTATGGGCGGCGTATCGCGACCATTGACGCGGAGGAGCGCGAAACCAGCTATACCTACGATCTGCTCGACCGCGTGATCGCAGTGACCGACGCGGATGGCAACACCACAAACACAACGTATGACGCGCTTGGGAATGTCTTATCGCGCGCCGACGCCAACGGTAATACAACCACAACCACGTATGACGATTTGTATCGCCCACAGGTAATCACAGACGCGAACGGGAATCAAACCACGAACACCTACGACGCGGCGGGAAACCTGATCGCCGTAACGGATGCGCTTGGGCACACCACAAACTATACCTACGATGAACTCAATCGCAGAAAGAGTGTGAGCGACCCGGACGGAAATACAACTGAATGGTTCTATGACTCATTTGGAAATGTATTTGAGGTAGAGGATGCCAACAACGTCGTAACCCATTACCTATACGACGCCTTGAATCGACAGACAGCCGTTATTTTGAATTACCAGCCTGGAGTTCAGGCAGACGCGGACACGAACGTCCGCTATGAGTTTGTTTACAACGCGGTTGGCAATCGCATATCCGTAAAAGACCCGAACGACAATGTCACCGCCTACGGATACGATCCGCTCAACCGCGTCATCCAAAAAACGGACCCGCTCGATAACACGTGGCTCTATGCCTACGATCTGGCGGGCAACCGCATTTCTTCGACCGACGCAAAGGATCAAACCATTGGATATACCTACGATGACGCGGGGCAGTTAATCATAATTGATTACCCGGGCACGGAGCCCGATGTGACCTTCACGTATGATCTCAACGGGCAGCGCATCGGAATGACCGACGGGCTGGGGGCAACTACCTGGACGTATGACAACCTCAACCGCCTGATTTCCGTTACGGATGCCAACGGCAACACGATCGGTTACGGTTACGACGCGGTTGGAAACCGCATTGCACTGACCTATCCCGATAATAAAACTGTTTCGTATGCATACGACGATGTAAATCAACTGACAGGTGTGACAGGTTGGGATAACCAGAGTATTGGGTATGGGTATGACGACGCTGGGCGGTTGACCTCCGTCTCGCGACCTAATGGAATTGAATCCCAATATTCGTATGATAACGCGGGGC contains:
- a CDS encoding recombinase family protein; the protein is MTKKAAIYARVSTDDQADKGYSLPSQLDGCRQYIEQLGYSIVAEFKEDNSGAIPVADRTQGKRLAEMVKFREVDAVVVHQVDRLSRDIVDLLATVRNWLRAGVEVYALDVGKIESELDIVLVIKGWQGSDERKKIRERSMRGKRAKARTGRVVGTRAPYGYDHIRDENGKVVNFKPFEEEAKIVQLIYQWYVYGDESGQRLSAGGIAKRLSEMRIPTPGETNSGYHRSRGSGMWHTYTVLSVIERETYAGIWRFGVRIGPTRNERPKEEWIEVEVPPLVDRETWEAAQELRGQNKRFSRRNKRHDYLLSGLIRCVCGRAMSGEYFSDHQYYTCTWRNNHHSHLEERTCWARSVRADAIEVDVWDSIIDLFSNLEKLEKQLRIAQQEELNALDPKLEELNAVEAMMIQTEADAVEIGQALKRATGLVAKSLEQNMAEVNQRYDALCKRQGALQTELSVTQLTDGAIQGVIEFAQDVFVGKENADVHVKRRNLEILKVQVVVDKGRFTIYSAAGEISGEIRKLPKATRWGGPGGGGVTNLRSPEPSPL